Proteins encoded within one genomic window of Ranitomeya variabilis isolate aRanVar5 chromosome 4, aRanVar5.hap1, whole genome shotgun sequence:
- the LOC143766255 gene encoding uncharacterized protein LOC143766255 — MDKDRDKKAERILHLTLEILFRLTGEDYTVVKRTSRGRCQAPVSEGCGRPLSPITGPPPHPVINEDINDQKILELIYKMIELLAGEVPIRCQDVAVYFSMEEWKYLEGHKDLYNDIMMEVPQPLRSLDLSSKRTAPETCPCPLLPKDCKQENPNAPQDHQGKSRKNTSAIKGNMRCNKGCKVEIPTENPDNCTRNSDARLIHLDCESDDCGITSNRNEEHAILPDSPKVRHNKKLSIDPFQQARSTDSSQTVKQNNKKRMAVEYQSNHKRKKPYSCSECGKCFTAKSTLVRHEKRHIKEKLFFCSECEKCFYEKSLLVSHQRIHTGVKPYSCLECGKCFHQKAYLVGHQRNHTGDKPHSCSECGKCFCNRSELVTHQRTHTGVKPYSCLECEKCFTERSHLVRHEKTHTGEKPYSCSECGKCFAEKSTLVIHERSHTGEKPFSCPECGKGFTENSQLVKHQKIHKGRMPFLCSECGKCFMEKSQLERHLRIHTGEKPFSCSECEKCFLEKSALDRHQRTHTGEKPFSCTECGKCFSVQSHLGRHQRSHKRRKAFSCPQCEKCFIYKSHLLKHQITHTGK; from the exons ATGGATAAGGACAGGGACAAgaaggcggagaggatattacacctcaccctagagatcctcttccggcttactggagag gattacacagtagtgaagaggaCCTCTAGggggcgctgtcaggcccctgtgtctgagggatgcggAAGACccttgagcccaatcacggggcctccacctcaccccgtgataaatgaggacatcaatgaccagaagatcctagaactcatctataagatgattgagctgctggctggagag gttcctataaggtgtcaggatgttgccgtctatttctccatggaggagtggaagtatttagaaggacacaaagatctgtacaatgacatcatgatggaggttccccagcccctcagatCACTGG atctatccagtaagaggacagcaCCAGAGACATGTCCCTGTCCTCTTCTTCCAAAGGACTgcaaacaagaaaatcccaatgctcctcaggatcatcag GGTAAATCTCGGAAGAACACAAGTGCTATAAAGGGAAATATGAGGTGTAATAAAGGGTGTAAAGTGGAAATTCCAACAGAAAATCCAG ATAACTGTACCAGAAACTCAGATGCACGTCTAATACATTTGGATTGTGAATCAGACGATTGTGGCATCACATCAAATAGAAATGAAGAACATGCAATTCTCCCAGATTCACCTAAAGTTCGTCACAACAAAAAGCTATCAATTGATCCTTTTCAACAGGCTCGATCTActgattcatcacagactgttaagcaaaataacaaaaaaagaatgGCTGTTGAATATCAAAGTAATCACAAAAggaagaagccatattcatgttcagaatgtgggaaatgttttacagctaAATCAACTCTTGTTAGACATGAGAAAAGACATATAAAGGAGAAACTATTTttttgttcagaatgtgagaaatgtttttatGAGAAATCacttcttgttagtcaccagagaattcacacaggggtgaagccatattcatgtttagaatgtgggaaatgttttcaccaAAAAGCATATCTTGTTGgacatcagagaaatcacacaggagacAAGCCacattcatgttctgaatgtggaaaatgtttttgtaACAGATCAgaacttgttacacatcagagaactcacacaggggtgaagccatattcatgtttagaatgtgaaaaatgttttacagagagatcacatcttgttagacacgagaaaactcacacaggggagaagccttattcatgttccgaatgtgggaaatgttttgctgagaaatcaactcttgttatacatgagagaagtcatacaggggagaagccattttcatgcccaGAATGTGGGAAAGGGTTTACAGAAAACTCTcaacttgttaaacatcagaaaattcacaaagGCAGGatgccatttttatgttcagaatgtgggaaatgctttatggagaaatCACAACTTGAAAGACATCTGcgaattcatacaggggagaaaccgttttcatgttcagaatgtgagaaatgttttctaGAGAAATCAGCTCTtgatagacatcagagaactcacacaggggagaagccattttcatgtacagaatgtgggaaatgtttttcagtgCAATCGCATCTTGgaagacatcagagaagtcacaaaaGAAGGAAGGCATTTTCATGTCcacaatgtgagaaatgttttatctACAAATCACATCTTCTTAAAcatcaaataactcacacagggaagTAG